In Rhodopirellula islandica, a single window of DNA contains:
- a CDS encoding tetratricopeptide repeat protein, protein MSVRTSHSASSIPAFSPPSSPPNRTPELPAALRSVSNLLSQRDYEGVVRRLHSAGRTPAIRNTLGVCLLRSGRKEEALSVFRQFVLSSDGVLERSEVSSACKRNFATALLVNGLVGGALDALNQSGEPDHPRAIELRTCLRDWERSLSWWRWLDWKINRIVAKDCQVPMNFEPGEFEFEVSLSDDARAVAEGRSSF, encoded by the coding sequence ATGTCTGTGCGCACATCCCATTCTGCTTCTTCCATCCCTGCCTTTTCGCCACCGTCTTCCCCGCCAAATCGAACGCCTGAATTGCCGGCAGCGCTGCGGTCCGTTTCCAATCTTTTGTCCCAGCGTGACTATGAAGGTGTCGTCCGTCGCTTGCATTCCGCAGGAAGAACGCCCGCGATTCGAAACACGTTGGGCGTCTGCCTTCTGCGATCAGGGCGGAAGGAAGAAGCCTTGTCGGTTTTTCGGCAATTCGTCCTGTCTTCCGACGGCGTGCTGGAGCGGTCGGAAGTTTCCAGTGCTTGCAAACGCAACTTCGCGACCGCGCTGCTTGTCAACGGGTTGGTGGGTGGCGCGTTGGATGCGCTCAACCAGTCTGGCGAACCGGATCATCCACGTGCGATTGAGTTGCGAACCTGTCTTCGAGACTGGGAACGCTCGCTATCGTGGTGGCGATGGCTGGATTGGAAAATCAATCGCATCGTGGCCAAGGACTGCCAAGTTCCAATGAATTTCGAGCCCGGTGAGTTCGAGTTCGAAGTGTCTTTGAGCGACGACGCTCGCGCGGTCGCAGAAGGGCGTTCTAGCTTCTAG